The nucleotide window TGATACCTGACTTGCACAGCCTGCTTCTGGAACATGCGTTCACACCACATACCCTGAGCACTCCAAGCACCTTGGCTATGAGGGACTAGAAACACGAGCTCAGTGAAGCTGTCAGAGGCCAACGCCAAGGTCAGTTATGATTTCCAAGGCTCCTCTGGGGGGATGCCAGGTTTATACCAGGGAGGGAGGGCCGGCTCTCAGCTGCTGCCAGCCTATTTTCCCCTTCTGAAGCTGGGCACTGTCTTCCATCAAATACAGGGCCCTGTGCTCCATTCCTAACCCAAGGCCAGGGCTTGGGTGGTTCTGAGTCTCCAcacctgtctgactctgtacagCTTCACTCAGACTTCCAGTGACCTGAACTGTGGGTGTGGAGCCCCAGGGGGAACTCTGGCCTAATGGTTGGGCTCGTGCTCTTCCTTGGCTGGTTCCCAAGAGAAGGATGCTCGCCACCGGGGCAGCAGGGGAGGGGCCAGCAAGGAACTTACAAAGATGATGGTTGGTGAGATGAAGCGCCAGCAGATCTGGAAAAAGCAGGGTGGTGGGAACCCCAGCATCATCTGGACGTCCTCGGAGTAGTTCTGGTGCCCTGGACAGAGGGAGGTCAGCAGCCCACAGAACAGCGTGAGCAGGCCAGGGGCTGGGACACAGGAGGCCGTGGAAGCTTGGGTACTTACCGTAAATGTACATAATGGACACACACATGATACAGGAGATGATGACCAAGGAGTAGCTGGCCGCATAGTTGTCCATCAGCAGCAGCCAGTAGATGCCTGCCTATGGGCCAGTGGGCAGCTGAGTTGGGGGTGGCTGAGGCTACGGGCCCCTTCTCTCTGctgtcttccccccaccccataccCTGGCAACTTCAGCCCAGCCTTTGCCTTGGTTCTTACCTGGCTGGTGAGGGGGATACCCAGAAGGAAGCCAGCCACAGCCACGCCCAAGGTCACATAAATCTTTTGCTGTAGGATCCACTGGTTCCCTACCTCATCCACAATGGCTGTGACCAGCGTCTCTAGGAGGCAAAACTGCAGGACACGGCCATCAGAGCAAGGGCCTATTCTtggccctgcctcctcccaccctgaGCCTCAGGCCCGAGTCCCATGCCTCGTACCTGAGTGCCCAACCCCATCAAGATGAGCATGAAGAAGAAGAGCAGGGACCAGAGTGGGGCAATGGGCAGCAGTGTGAGGGCCTCTGGGTATGCCACGAAGGCCAGGCCTGGGCCGTGTTCTGCCACTTGGGACACGTCCTCACCCAGGTGATTCGCCATGGAGCCCAGGACGGAGAAGATGACGAAGCCAGCATAGACACTGGTGACACAGTTAGTGACGCTGATGACCACACTGTCTCTAATGGGAGGGAAACACGTGGTCAGGACACGCAGCTCAGTTCCTCCTGCCCAATTTGGGCCAGCAGACTTGGAGACAGGGAAAGTTCTAGGAACAAAAGTACCCCCAATCTCCTCTCTGGTCTGTTCTGGACCTGTATAAGTGGGTGTGAGGCTCTTGAGTCCCTACAGACCCCTGGGGCATCACTATCATCACCCCTTCTCTCTTCTGCCTAAATGTTCTGTGTTCTGCAGTGACTGGAACCAGACCCGGCATTGCCAGCATCTCCAGGCTGTGAATGGAAGGAAGGGTGCTGGCAGGCCAGAAGGCTGCACTGGATCTGGTGGGTCTGGGGGAAGCAGAGTCAGGCTGCAGAGAGGGCAGGAACAGGGGGCAGCCCCAGCGCTGGTGGAGAGACTCTCACCGGTAACAGTTGTTATGGAACCTGTTGTAGGAAGCCATGGTGATGAGACCACCCCATGCGCAGCCCAGCGAGTAGAAAATCTGGGAGGCGGCATCCCCCCATACCTGCAGGAGGAGCTGTGGTCAGAGGCTGGtgcctctctgcccctccctaTCCCTCCAGGTCACCTTCCACCCACAGCCCACCTTGGCCTCCAGGATCTTGTCCCACTGTGGAGTCAGGTAGTACTTGATGCCCGTGGAGGCTCCTTCCAGGGTCACACCACGGAAGAACAGGATGGTCAGCACCACGTAGGGGAATGTGGCCGTAAAGTACACCACCTGGGGGTGAGAGGGGCCCCACTGGACTCCTCTGGGCTCTTCCCACTCCACCCCTCAACCTGCCCCCTCAACCACCACGGGTCCTCTGGTCCCTCCTACATGCCTTCatcacacacccccccacacacacacaaaacccaggcagggaggcaggaTATTTCCGTGGGCACAGATCCTGGAGGGAGGGGACTTACTTTCCCTGAAGACCTGATCCCTTGCATGAGGCAGAAAAAGACGACCACCCAGGAGACAAGGAGGCAGCTGAGGAGGTGCACCTGCACCTCCCCGAAGTTTCCAACGTCATCCGACAGGTTCAGCACGCAGAAACTAGAAGGGGATACTCTGGCACTGAGGGCCAGCCGCACCATCCAGCAACACATTCCCAaggcccagggcccagcctggCAGCTCCCTCCTTTCTCACGGAGGCCCAGCAGCCGGCTTGTCTGAGATGGGAGCCTTGGTgaggccccagccccagcctgcccAGGCCTCTCTGCCTGTTGCCTCTCCCAGGATCCTTGAGGGTGCCTGCAGGCCACACCCCAGGCCTGGGCTACCTTCCTCAGCCCCTAGGGTGTGgaggtctccctgtccctgctCAGACCCGGCACAGGCCTTTCCTTTAGGAAGCCCCTCTCCTCCAGACTAGACGTACCCTATCtggtgtcacctcctccaggaagccttctgtgATCTTTTCACAAACACTAGTCCTCCAACTCTGATGAACAGAGGGAGGCAGTGGAGTACTGAGAAAAGACAGAGGattcccagctggcgctagtggcaaagaacccacctgtcaatgcaggagacgtaagagatatgggtttgatctctgggttgggaagatcccctagaggaggaaatggcaacccatttcactattcttgcctggagaatcccatggacagaggagcatgcagggatatagtccatggggtcacaaagagttggacatgactaaagtgacttagcacacacactggAGCACACAAGCCTAGACTTGAACCTAAATTCCTCTCCTGAGTATGCATGACTCTCTCTGGAGCCCTATGCCATGCCAGCTGTGTTTCTTCAATCTACTGGATGTTGACGTGCCAAGCCCTTGCTGGGCATATTGACCTAAATCAGGTATTGTGGGCACTGCCAGTAGCGTCTTAACCCCATGGGGACGAACACGCTGGAAGTATTCCTGGAAGAGGGGAGGCTTGAACCAAAGTTTGAAGGATGGAGAAAAAGCgggtgaagagaaatgaaagcacatgCCAGGCTGAGGGCACGGTCAGGGTCAGGTCATGACGCAGCAGGACAGGGTCAGGAACTGCCTGGGCATGTCAGTAACTcaggaaggctggaggagaaggggagaagaacAGAGAAGGATAAAGATGGGAAGGAACAAGATCAAGAGAAGTTGTGAAGTCAAGATGCAgaactttgaattttattctgagaTCAATGAGAAGCTTCTGGAGGGTTTTTAGAAGAGGTCTTTCAAGGCCTCTCCTCGGCTCAAAACCTTGTAGCAGCTCCCATCTCTGGCCATGGAAAAACCAAAGTCCATACAGTGGCCCAAAGCCCTTCATGATCCACTATCTCCTAACTGCCGTCTCTCAAATCTCCTCTCCTGCTCCTTCCCCCCTTACTCACTTCTCCAGCTGCATCGGGTTCCTTGTTGTTCCTTAAACGTGCCAGGCCcactcccacctcagggcctttacaCATGCTCTTCCCTGTCTGGTGTACTCTTTCCCCAGACCCATGTCCACATGGGTGTGAGATCTGTGCAGGCACACAGGGCCCCGTGCTTAGAAGGGCCTTGTGCTTGGTTTAATGTCCTGCCattgccatcttgaaattctgaaCACATTTGAACAAGAGGCCCCATCTTTTCATTTTGCCCTGGGCCCCACAAATTACACAGCTGGGCTTGTCGACATGGTTGCCTCCCTCCTTGCTTCCTTCAAATCTTTACTTGGGTGTCCTCTTTGCAAAGGGGCCTATTCTGGATACCCGGATTAAAACTGcaaccccagccccagcctggcaCACCTTACCCCGTTCTTGGCTGTATTTTCCTCCAGTGTATGTCTCTTTCTATCACACTGTACATTTTACTATTCAGTTTGTTATCTGCCTTCTATGAAGGCAagggtttttgtctgttttgttcatttgcGTATCCCTCCAGTGGTTTGCAAAGTGCCTAACACAGAGCCATGCCCAATAAGCAtttgctgaatggatgaatgaattaacATCATGGAAAATTGACTGGGAAGTATAAAGGGGAGTATCTGGAGGGGGACTGGCTTGGCTGTTGGAGTTGTCCAGGCTAAAACTGATGAGCAAGAGACAAACtattgagcctcagtttcctcatctttaaaatgggcatCATAACTTCAACCTAGGATAATCTGtagataaatttagaaaaatacgggctcctttctttcccctctttcACTGAAGACTTCTCAGCATAGCTCATAGGCTGTCCTCTAATCttagctctttttatttttttttccaactcagtTCTCAAACCTCATGAAAACATGTTTAATACCTTGTGATGGGTGGTCACCCTGGTCCCTCATGGGACAATGTTGCCAGGTCCgggatttgtttgtttgctcagCCCACCGGACTGTCAGACGTGCAAGCACCTGAGAAGGCGTCCTCTGCCTCCAATATTCTCCTAGGCTGCCCTTCATATTGTGAACTGCAGAGGGCGCTGACCAATACATCCCTCTTCTGCCAAACTCCTGCCTCTGTGTTGGTTCGCTTGACCGCCATCAGGGTCAGAAACTTTCCAGGCTCTCAGTCCATGGGGGAACCAAAGATAAAGGGATGAATAAGatccaccccctcctcccaggagTGGCTCCTGGACCCTTGCGGCTGGCTGTGCTTTCCAATCTTTTTCCCTTTGGGACATGCAGAAAAAAATAGTTTGGGCCCATGGGGCAAATAGACAAGGTCACTCAAAGCTGAAGGCATCGGGGCTGGAGATTCTGGGCTGCCCAAGCCTGACCGGACTGGCACACTATTTGGGGCACGTCATGTTGGGAGGCTCTGCCTTCCAGAACAGCCACCGGGTCAAGCACCAGCATTCAAAGTAAAAAACCCATTCCTTGCTCAAAAGACTCTTCTAAAAACTTTGTCTAGTTACATATGTTACACTGGTAgtactttgtattattttatctttttttgtattattttcttattgcaaGAGTTTAGCATACAATACAAGGGTTTAAAGAGTTTGGAAAGCTCATCTTCTGAACTCTTTCTCTTTATGGCACCATATTTAacgtttggttttggttttggacCATGTGCTTTTGAGACCAAACAACTAACTGAAAAACTTTTGGAACCACACATATTTACAAGTTGGCTTTCACATAACATCTCTTGACTTattctgcattattttttaatttccccaaCCAGATGGTAAATGCCTTGAGAACAGGACACTCATCTATTTTCACTGCATCTCTAGCAGTGGCTATCACTGTGCTTACTGAGCACCCGTCACTGTTCTTAGTGATTTCTGCTACATCTTTATAATAACAAGAATGATGTTGTATCCACTCCCACTTAATGGATGAACAGTTGAGACTTAAAGAGGTTTGGTGACCTCACAAGGCCAAGCTGGTATGTAGCACAGCCAGGATTTGAGTGAGGTCTGTGTGGCTCCGGAGCTGGCATGAAGACACTGAGAGAGGGGTGCTGGGATCCAAGTCCCATTGAGTGTCAGGTGTCTTCTGGGGAGATGAGGGCATGGTCCTGAGCTTAGGGCCTGCCTGGCAGGCATCAGATCAGCTCTCAGAGGACTGTAAGGTAATGCTGTAAAGACGTGGTGAAGGCAGAGAAGGCTGGAGGCCAAAGGGTGGGCGAAAGGCAGACATGGGCTCAGAAATCTGCCCTGGGAACTCTTCTTCCTTTAGAGGAGTCCATCTTTCTCTTGATTTGCTTTGttcacttgtaaaatgggaatattttatAAAACCGGCACACACTATCTAATAGGGTTGCTGTGGGGCTCAAATGAGATTGTGCAGCTTTCCAAAGGGTCGCTGGAGACTGTGGACCCAGAATGCCTGCAGAGTATCATCGGCCTAATTCACATTAGGCCCCAGGCACAGCAGGGCATGCATATCCTGACACATGTATATCCTGATACATGTATATCCTGACACAGCATTGCGGCCTAGTTCCTTAACATCGGGGAATCAGTCTCTGAATCTGAAAATGGgggtgatatcatataatatgcctagcacatagttccctggtggctcaggggtaaagaacccacctgccaatgcaggagacgggtttgatctctgggttgggaggatcccctggagaaggaaatggcaacccaccctagtgttcttgcctagagaatcccatggacagacgagcctggagagctacagcccatggagttgcaaaagagttggacacgactgagcaactaaacaacaataagcacatagtaggtgcccagAAATGGGGGTGCTTGCTCACCTCATCTCGCTGAAGCCAGCTTGGGCAGCCCTCTCAAAGGTCACTTCCCTAGGCTCTCCAGGAGGCGGCAGCAGAGAGCCATCCTGAAGGGAAGGAGTCCTGCCTGGGACTGCGGCTCCTTAGGGAGGCCTGGCTCGAGCCCCAGACAAGGAGTGGAGTTTAGCGGGCCATCCTGTGGACCTCCTGACCCGTGGCTAGTTTTCTTGGAGGGAAATTCCCCTCTAATTGCACTGGATAAAATCTCCTGATCTTTGCCAAGCAGTAGCCCCACCCTGGAAGACAGCCCCTGGGGTGATAATTTCTGGAGCCTCTCCGGGTTTTATGCTTCTGGAACCTTCCAGAAGGTTCTCTCTAGATCAAGTTGCCCAGTCCACACCATGCCCCAAATGTAGCAGAATAACTAAGTGGGTGGAGTCTCTTAGTCCCCGCTCTGTCCCTGCTCTGAGTACAGTCTTCGGTGCCTACTTGGTGCTCAGGAAATGACCCATCcaatgactgaacgactgaatctGCCCAGAGGTATTTTTGCCCAAACCTCACTGGGAGGCAACGGCTCTATGGTCTCCACCATGAGTCTTGAGGACGGCAAACATATCTTAACCATCTTTGAACATCTGTAGCGCAGCacatggccttcccaggtggctgccaatgcaggaggtgcaggaaacactggttcaatccctgggtcagggagatgccctggagtaggaaatggcaacccatgccagtattcttgcctggaaaattccatggacagaggcacctggcaggctacagcccatggggttgccaagagtcagacacaactgagcacgtatGCAGCAGCAACAGCCCAGGGACACTGGGCCCTGAGGCTCTGAGTGCTGGCCCTTGGTTTAGAGGACATGGACGTGCTAGGACTTCAAGTGTCACTGGGACCTCCGCTGCTCAGCCCTGACTCTCCATCACAGCGTGGAGAAGGCCTTGAAGCCTCTGACCGGCAGTGGAAGCCCTGTGTCTTTTGATGTCCTGGCCTCCTCTGTCCCAATACTCTGTCCTACCTGCTCCCAGCCCCAGCTCCAGTCTGCCACCTCCTGGCTGCAGCTCATCTGCCCATGTCTCCCAGTCCTTCTatacttcctttctccctcctctgggAAGTCTTGGGtttttttatgatttgttttttgaCCCTGTCatgcttggcatgtgggatcttagttccctgaggagggattgaacctgtgccccctgcagtggaggcactggaagctcggagtcttagacactggacctcGAGGGAAGTCCATGGGAAGTGTTCTTGATCACCTGCTCTTGCCCTCACCACATCCCTGCATATACCTGCATGAGGCCCCTTCCCCAAATAGCTTTAACTACCCATCTCCCTTCTGGACTGTGACCTCCTCGTGACATGGTCTCAGGGCCATTCATACTCCATGGGCACACAGGGCCCAGCAGAGTGGACGccataaatgtttgtggaatgaatgaacgaGGTGTGCCCACCAGCCCACAGAGCCCTCTTCCCACGAGCTCCTCAACAGGACATGGGGAATTTCCTCCAGGATGTCCTGCTGGGCCCTCACACCCACCCAGCTGGGACAAGATGTTCCAAACACCCCCAGCAACAGCTTCCCTTCAAGCCAGCCCTGGGACTCCGTTCTCTGTCAGCACAGAGCTCAGGGGTGCCAGGCTGCCCTTCCCAAACACAGCTTGATAATGACAGCTCTGGGCTCAGGAAACTTCCACAGCTCTTCTTTGGTTCTGCAGGGTTAGGTCTATGCTTCTTTCTTGTAAGCCCTCCAAGAGGTCACTTACTCCCTGTAGGCTACCACATGGCTGGTGAGTTCCTGACACACCTGTTACCCCTCGTCACAACGGTTTCCCTCAGGCTTATCTGCAACTAAGGGCCTCTGCCCGTGCTCTTCTGCGTACCAGGAAGCCACCCCTCTTTGCCGCGACCCTCCTTGTTTGACCTGACTGCTGGAGCCTCAGTCCTGCTGTGTAAGGATGCTCACAAACTCACAAAGCCTGTGTGTCAGCTTCTCCTGAAGTGGGCTGCGAGCTCCTTACATTTCTTCCCAAACGCCTGCCCTGCTCTATTCCTGGCACCCTCCCTAGACTGCAGACTACTGCCCTTTAGCGAAGAGGGAGGGCTGAAGATAGGCTCCCAGGATAACCCCTAGAAGCCCAGTTCCCATGGGGGCCTCACCTCCAGTACTCCTCGCTGGGGCTTGTCCTCTGGAGGGTCTGGTTGAGTGCCTGAGAGACGTTGCCAAGCATGGCAGAAGGCTGCGTGCTCTTGGTGATGTTGGGGTTTTCCAATATGCTCACACAGTTGGGCGTGTTCCAAGGGTTATCACAGTAGGTCCAGGGCAGCACGGACGTCAGGGACGAGAAGAAGTAGTAGAAGGCGATGCAGACGACCACATTGTAGTAGATGCCGATGTATGTGGACACCACCATCATGCCGTAGCCCacacctgggggaggggaagggcaggAGCAGCCTCACACACCTAGCTGAAGGACGCAAAGCTAATTTTGAAGGGCCTGAGGGGCAGGCTTTCATGGAAGGCCACAGAAGGGGCAGGTCAAAGCCTTGGCAGGAGCGAGCTGGGGGCTGAGTGGGGGAGTGGGCAAAGGGCTTTTGTGTATGCATGTggtaggaggagagggtggaggcCAAGTAAACAATGGATCCCAGCATGTGTCCCTGGCCTTGGCCGCTGATGTGGACCTCGGGTCAACACCCGGGTTCCATAGAGGTTGGCAGTCTTTATACAGATGGGTGAGTCAGCACGGCCCCCCGaggcccgtgtgtgtgtgtgtgtgtgtacccatcCGGGCCTCACCTTTGAACATGGGGCTGATCCTCCAGACCCCTAGGCAGCCCTGACTTGCAAACTGGCCGAAGGAGAGTTCCATGAAGAAGATGGGGATCCCGCAGAAGATGAGCATGACGAAGTAGGGGACCAGGAAGGCTCctggtgggcagggagagggctGGCTCAGGGCCAGCTCTGGGGgatcccaccctcttcctgctCAGAACCCGACAGCAGAACCTTTGCAATTGGCTGGGCTTCCAGGAGGGTGTGCCATGCCCTGGACTGGAGCCTCAGTCTGAAGCACACTGCTCACGGCCTGTTTTTGAACTTGACAGGGGTTCCCAGGAAATCTGCTCTGAGCTGAACCCAGGTCCTAGAGCTGCCATGTTTGGGTGGGAATTGATGACTTAACCAAGCAATTTCACATACATTAGCTGATGGGGTCCTCAAATATCCCCTGAATCATTTTGGGGGTGGCTGTTGAAATGCTGGGGGGTATAAAACTGAGACTTGGGAAGTTGGGTTTCTTGCCTCTCTATCTTTTCTCCCCTCGAGGGATCAGGCTGCCAAGGTCAGGGGGTAAAGTTTACCTAAGCCAGGGTGGGGGCAAAGGAGATTAGGGCCAGAGGCCGGCCTGTCTGGAGTGGGGTCTGTCCTGGAAGGGGGTGTGGTTGGGCCATGGTGGCTGGGCTCTGTCCATGTGGGTGGTCCCTGCCCTGTGCCCACTGGGTACCTCCCCCGTTGCGATAGCAGAGGTATGGGAAGCGCCAGACATTGCCCAGGCCCACGGCATAGCCCACGCTCGTCAGTACAAACTCGATCTGGTTGCCCCAGTTGCCCCGTTGGAGGCTGTGGTCCTCGTCGGGCATAAAACCATTCTGTGCAGACAAGAGAAAAGCCACCATCGGCAAGGCATTAGCGTGAGGTGCCTGACCCTTCAGACCTCCCCTAGTGGGGACACCATGGAccctccaggcccccagcccaccctgggCTTCCCCTCTGCTGACAGAAGCTGCAGGCAGGCCTGGCAGAGGAGCACAGAGGGAAGACTGGCTACCAGAGGGTGCCAAGCGGGGTCTCCCTCACCAGCCCCCTAGCACCCTGTGCTGGGGGAACCAGCCCACCTGAGGAGCTGCTGCCAGCATCTGAGAGGTGGGACACTGAGAGGGAGCTCGAGTTGAgagccccccagccccagcccctccaaaGCCTCCCCTGTCCCCACTGGGTGAGGATCTGGGAGCAGCTGAGCCTCATACCAAGCAGCCAAGCTGGATTGGGCACAAAGGGGCCTGTGTCCAGACAGCCCCGCAACCCACCACCACCATATCGCCAGGCTAAGCACGCTGCCCATAGCAGgtggctgtgggggaggggatgctgggcccctcccccagctgAAGGCTTTTTCCAGGGGGCACCTGGTGGTCAGGGCTGTAGGGTACAAGAAGGGGAAAGCAACTGAGCTAGGCCAGACCTGAGGAAGGCATCCTGAGATTCAGGATAGGAGGGCCAGAGGAGCCCTGGGAAAGCTGACCTGGGCTGAGAGCAGGGAGCTGCTGGCCATGAATTGGAAGAGGAGACCAGAATTGTAGGCACCATGCCAGACTTGGAGGACAGACTCTGGGGAGTTCTACTTCCAGTTCCCTCAGGAGAACTAGAGGAAGTGACTCTAGAAAAGGGTCTCTGAGCTAAGAGAGAGCATGAGCTGCAGAAGAGGGGGCTGGTCAGGAAGAGCTGATAAGGGGTTTGCCCAAAAGGAAGGATGCGGGCTTGCCTGGGGAGCTGTGGGGCTGGACTGGGTGGCCTGAAGCCCCACTGAGGACCCCAACCCCACAGTTGGGATTAACCCATTAAGTCCCTTTATAAGTGTGAGCAGACCGGTCCCCCATGCCATGTCCGTTCCACCCCTCCCACTGACTCAGCCACCCTGAACCAGAGCCTGCGGGGTCAGAGGAATCTCAGAGGCAAGGGAGGACCCAGAGAGTCATcaacagagaagcccagagaCTCCCTGAGTGACACAGACAGTCTCCCAGAGGTGGGCTGTTCTCCTGAGAGAAATGGCCAGGGTCCTTGAGGACACCCAGGATCAGAGACATAGCTGCACAACCTACCTGAGGTACAGCATGGTAGTGACACTGACCCTCACTTTGAAAGAGACAGATTCAAGGCATGCAGGCAAATAAACAAGTGGGCCTGGTGCCTTGACATGCTGCTGGACTCTGACGCTGACCGACAGGCGCAGAGTCGGGGAATGGTCTCACCGGCCTGCGCCTTCCAGGAAGGCCTATTTGGGAAGGCAGGCCCAGAGGCCCCAGTACCCGATGGTGGCCCTCCTAGCCATGCACACTTTGCTCTCAGAGGGCGCATCTGGGGGCCGCTCCGGGCTTGCACAGCACATGGGCACTACTGCACAGACACCCTTGTCCTTGCCACAGGTGTCACCTCCCACCCAGCACTGCCCAGAGGAGACCCTGAGCCTCACATGGTTCTGGGAGGTTTGGGGCCCAGTACCAGGAACCCTTCACAGAGCACCCAGAGCCGACCAGCAGAGCCTATATGCATTCATTCGCAGAGGTTTacaaacacctactatgtgccaggccctaccTCAGGCTCAGGAAATTCAGAAGGGAACAAAACACACCCAGACCCACTCAGAAGTCCAGGGGGAAGTAAGCCATTAATGAGATAAACACATAATTTTTGCATGCAACTTCAACGTGACCACAACGAGAACGTGAAAGGATGACTAGGGTTGGGGTAGGAGCAGGGTGAGGTCACAGAAGGCTGCCCTGATGAAGAGGCTTGAAGGCCACCTTGGCCCTGAGAGAGGGCAGCTCCTAGTCCTGGTGTGACAGGTCCCTACAGAATCCCGGCTAAGCCTGTCACCACCTCCTAGGGGCTTTCTGGGGGACAGGCCTAGCAATAATAGTGTGGGGTCCAGGGGGCACTTTTTCAGAGGGCATGAGGCCTGCCTGGAGTAGTTTATCCATTCCCAAACAAAGCCCAGCCAAACAGGCTTCCTGTATGTTGATCCTACAATAACAGTTTTATTCTGTCTGAGGCTTGTTTACTTAGGGGCACAATGCAGAGTACATgggtggggtcacaaagcagcAGTTATAGCTGTA belongs to Bos indicus isolate NIAB-ARS_2022 breed Sahiwal x Tharparkar chromosome 13, NIAB-ARS_B.indTharparkar_mat_pri_1.0, whole genome shotgun sequence and includes:
- the LOC109568099 gene encoding sodium- and chloride-dependent glycine transporter 1-like isoform X3, producing MEEAGDASVSPGAGRGVNEWRRHTHSTPSVHPKMAAAQGPVDPSSPEQMSWRMISQPIHTGVEGTSHSLHPAEPGEAWAQGEAIPTRDITHEAYEDESENGFMPDEDHSLQRGNWGNQIEFVLTSVGYAVGLGNVWRFPYLCYRNGGGAFLVPYFVMLIFCGIPIFFMELSFGQFASQGCLGVWRISPMFKGVGYGMMVVSTYIGIYYNVVVCIAFYYFFSSLTSVLPWTYCDNPWNTPNCVSILENPNITKSTQPSAMLGNVSQALNQTLQRTSPSEEYWSFCVLNLSDDVGNFGEVQVHLLSCLLVSWVVVFFCLMQGIRSSGKVVYFTATFPYVVLTILFFRGVTLEGASTGIKYYLTPQWDKILEAKVWGDAASQIFYSLGCAWGGLITMASYNRFHNNCYRDSVVISVTNCVTSVYAGFVIFSVLGSMANHLGEDVSQVAEHGPGLAFVAYPEALTLLPIAPLWSLLFFFMLILMGLGTQFCLLETLVTAIVDEVGNQWILQQKIYVTLGVAVAGFLLGIPLTSQAGIYWLLLMDNYAASYSLVIISCIMCVSIMYIYGKYPSFHGLLCPSPWPAHAVLWAADLPLSRAPELLRGRPDDAGVPTTLLFPDLLALHLTNHHLFDSHLPGDPVPANHLQPVPLSKLGRGHWLPYGSVLCYLHSILRPVPLPENRWGHPPPGEGWGEQGQPGESEEGGWMDGAPGLPSDALCPPVPPSCLPLLQRLKNSTKPSRDWGPALLKHRTGRYAPTIPPSPEDGLEFQPLHLDKAQIPMVGSNDSSRLQDSQMNTCMSLGNSEVPAPPSSTGCQGLPSRGP
- the LOC109568099 gene encoding sodium- and chloride-dependent glycine transporter 1-like isoform X6, producing MVDKGAKGMLAMEEAGDASVSPGAGRGVNEWRRHTHSTPSVHPKMAAAQGPVDPSSPEQMSWRMISQPIHTGVEGTSHSLHPAEPGEAWAQGEAIPTRDITHEAYEDESENGFMPDEDHSLQRGNWGNQIEFVLTSVGYAVGLGNVWRFPYLCYRNGGGAFLVPYFVMLIFCGIPIFFMELSFGQFASQGCLGVWRISPMFKGVGYGMMVVSTYIGIYYNVVVCIAFYYFFSSLTSVLPWTYCDNPWNTPNCVSILENPNITKSTQPSAMLGNVSQALNQTLQRTSPSEEYWSFCVLNLSDDVGNFGEVQVHLLSCLLVSWVVVFFCLMQGIRSSGKVVYFTATFPYVVLTILFFRGVTLEGASTGIKYYLTPQWDKILEAKVWGDAASQIFYSLGCAWGGLITMASYNRFHNNCYRDSVVISVTNCVTSVYAGFVIFSVLGSMANHLGEDVSQVAEHGPGLAFVAYPEALTLLPIAPLWSLLFFFMLILMGLGTQFCLLETLVTAIVDEVGNQWILQQKIYVTLGVAVAGFLLGIPLTSQAGIYWLLLMDNYAASYSLVIISCIMCVSIMYIYGHQNYSEDVQMMLGFPPPCFFQICWRFISPTIIFLILIFLVIQYQPITYNQYRYPSWAEAIGFLMALSSVICIPFYALFHFRRTDGDTLLQRLKNSTKPSRDWGPALLKHRTGRYAPTIPPSPEDGLEFQPLHLDKAQIPMVGSNDSSRLQDSQMNTCMSLGNSEVPAPPSSTGCQGLPSRGP
- the LOC109568099 gene encoding sodium- and chloride-dependent glycine transporter 1-like isoform X5, with product MVDKGAKGMLQAMEEAGDASVSPGAGRGVNEWRRHTHSTPSVHPKMAAAQGPVDPSSPEQMSWRMISQPIHTGVEGTSHSLHPAEPGEAWAQGEAIPTRDITHEAYEDESENGFMPDEDHSLQRGNWGNQIEFVLTSVGYAVGLGNVWRFPYLCYRNGGGAFLVPYFVMLIFCGIPIFFMELSFGQFASQGCLGVWRISPMFKGVGYGMMVVSTYIGIYYNVVVCIAFYYFFSSLTSVLPWTYCDNPWNTPNCVSILENPNITKSTQPSAMLGNVSQALNQTLQRTSPSEEYWSFCVLNLSDDVGNFGEVQVHLLSCLLVSWVVVFFCLMQGIRSSGKVVYFTATFPYVVLTILFFRGVTLEGASTGIKYYLTPQWDKILEAKVWGDAASQIFYSLGCAWGGLITMASYNRFHNNCYRDSVVISVTNCVTSVYAGFVIFSVLGSMANHLGEDVSQVAEHGPGLAFVAYPEALTLLPIAPLWSLLFFFMLILMGLGTQFCLLETLVTAIVDEVGNQWILQQKIYVTLGVAVAGFLLGIPLTSQAGIYWLLLMDNYAASYSLVIISCIMCVSIMYIYGHQNYSEDVQMMLGFPPPCFFQICWRFISPTIIFLILIFLVIQYQPITYNQYRYPSWAEAIGFLMALSSVICIPFYALFHFRRTDGDTLLQRLKNSTKPSRDWGPALLKHRTGRYAPTIPPSPEDGLEFQPLHLDKAQIPMVGSNDSSRLQDSQMNTCMSLGNSEVPAPPSSTGCQGLPSRGP